CCTTTATCAAAGCATAATTATGTTAATCCAGGGCTGCAGCTTACTTTATCAGGTGGTAACAAACAgtaatatttattatatattatattcagTAGCACAAAAGGCAAATTTTGAAGCACACACAGGTGCTCAGCTTCACGTGTTGAATTTTAATGTGATCCATGTTGTTCTGACTAAAACCTGAAGTAAAACAGGCTGACTCTGTTTGGCCTACGAAGATAAAGTCTAGTAAACTTTGTtctccagcagcaacagtttGTTGTGTCACCGttactttgaaaataaaaacacgcTTTCAAAATCTAAAATCTTTTCTCTCCTCGGTGTAATTTGTGGGTGGGACAGATGCCTTCCAAGCAGAGAGAACTGTTTCAATCCATTATAAGTATTAAATGCTGTAACATCTGGTCTTCCAACAGACCCTCGTGGACAATGAAATGGTGATCGAACAGGTGCTCATTGACCTCAGAcgatgaaaacacagcacagggccgtgtttgacctttgacacaCTGGATTTGGAGATGAAATAGTGAAACATTTAGCACTTCAAGAACTCTACTTGGTATTGTTGCTTCCTCTTACTAATTAGTATCTCAGTATTTTCAGTTTGGCCTTTCAACCCTCTGCACTTTGGTAACACTTGTTAGTGTTGAGCTTTCTGTTTATCCCACCTTGTCTCTAATTATATTGAATCAAGTCTTGTATGAAAAACAAGTTACTCCTAATTAGGAGGTGGCCCccactgcactggactgtagaggagctgcGCAGCTCATTCAGTAGCTGATTAATATGATTCTTCACAGTGAAGGATTGAAGAATTATTAAGACTGTTCTTTAGTAGTTATAACAGGTGAACCGGCTCTTTATTCACTTGTGCGTGGCTCTGAAAAGAGCCGTTTGTTTCAGGTGAGTTGGTTCTAGGTGTTTACTTCTTAGCGACCTTGTCGGTCTTCTTGGGCAGCAGCACCGCCTGGATGTTGGGAAGGACACCACCCTGAGCGATGGTCACTCCACCCAGCAGCTTGTTCAGCTCCTCGTCGTTGCGGACCGCCAGCTGCAGGTGACGCGGGATGATCCTGGTCTTCTTGTTGTCGCGGGCGGCGTTCCCGGCCAGCTCCAAGATCTCAGCGGTCAGGTACTCCAGCACCGCCGCCAGGTAGACCGGAGCTCCAGCGCCGACGCGCTCTGAGTAGTTCCCCTtcctcagcagcctgtggacacGACCGACGGGGAACTGAAGTCCCGCTCGGGATGAGCGAGACTTTGCCTTGGCTTTGGTCTTGCCAGCTCCTTTACCACGTCCAGACATCTTGTTtcagtttcttcctgtttacTCGACAGAATACAGCACTGACAGCTACACCGCGTTCATAAAGCCACCGGCTGCTCTCTCATTGGATACATCGGTCGCAACTATGGCCGTCCAATCAGAAAAGACTTTCATCAAGTTAGTGTTACCACAAGGTTTCCGTTTTGAGCCttggttttcaaaataaaatgacaagtCAGGATGCTATGAGTATATCCGCTGTGTGATGCGCCACCGTGTGGCTAATCTGGCTAGTGTCTCATGTTTCACGTACTTGTACATGAGTTACAGTCATTGCTTCATGTTTCTAGCTCGTTCCAGCTTTGTGCTGCTGCGTAAGATAAATAGCCATGTTAGCTGGATTGATGCTATTTAAcctctctcaccccctgcatgacacagtgggccctcaacagctccttcagtgacagactgctgcaccCACAGGTCCTTTATAACGGCTGTCGGTGTTAACTCCTGCATTGGTTAATATAGCACTGCGTCCACATTTGGCACTACTGTGTGATTTGTTCTTAACATCCTGCTATTGATGCAATATCTTTTGCAATACTACTATATGTAGTATTTTTCTTCTCTATATGCTAAgcttatacatatatatttatctactgtgcaaaaACTGTTCTTATCCATACTTAACATATGCAACGTTCTAGAAATTTTGTATGAAAAGTACATATTGATCgatttttctgttgcatttttttttaattcccaTCCTGTTTTTTATTCCTGCTGTCTGAAATGTCCTAATTTCCCCGGCAGGTgattaattagattttttatgATTGCTTGACAACACTATGCACAattcacacaaccacacacacaagtagcAGAACACCTCagatcattttcaaaataaaacacttcattcaaaacTATACAGTAATTTAAAAACTCAGTTGTGTCACCATATGTCACACACCTGGTTCATATGCTCTGACTCTGTTTGAACCAGCTGCACACTGCTGTGCTCAATCTAAAACACTTTAAACATTTCTACTTTTCTAATCATATAGTCTGGGTTTGAGTTTTGAGTCCTCTCTCACAACACAGCGAGGGAAGACTCCTCTTGGATGGTGAATTCAGCCCTGCATAGACCTGCATCACTTCGGTCTCGGGCCTCCTCCAAGGCTTAATGAGGGAGATGCTGACATAGAGCTGGAGATCATAAACCTTCCACCGCCATGCTGAAAACACTCCTCAGTGTGGTCCTGGAGGGACAGTATGGTGGGAGGTGTTGGAGTGGAAACTGTGGATGCAGATGAGCCAGTTTTGGACCAGAACCGATCGGTGGAAAGACACATTGTCCCAGATGACACCGtgtctcatctgctctgcatccATTTGGCCTCctgctgtgtcagtgttgtgtagCTGTCTAAAATGTGAGTAGGTGGGCTGTATTGTAAGGAGCTAAGCTGGCGGTGGAGGACCCCATTCTGCGTGACCGCAGTGCACATTGTGATGTGTCAGTAGCTCATCATGGTTTAAACACAGGGCTTTATTCATGGGCCAAAGAGAAAATaacatacaataaatatatgcacgtatgtatgtatgtcttgTGTTAACAATTCTTAATTTCTCTATACAGCTGTACAACAGACAATACACTAAGTAAAATGTACCACAAATCGAGAGAAACGGCCGTAAAAACATCAAACCTCGCAGGCTGCTTGTTAATCTTGCTTTCTCCGCCTTTTTCATCGTTTCTTTCTGCAGGTTgaataaacaacatttatgtAAACCTTAAATTATTCTGTCGTTCTTTCTTCCGGGCTCTTTTCAGCGCTCTCTCATGAGgtgtcttctttttttaatcacgtGTGAAACAATAGCGCGGCAGACATTAGTTCCGCCTCAAAGCTGCCAAAGGTGGGCGGAACCAAAAAATGATGAACGTACAGAATTAAAACTGCAGTTACAGTTACCGCCACATTGACCCGGGACATTCAAAATAGCTCCGTGGCCAATCATGTTTCTCCTCTTGTGAGGTTAAACCAGGCCTCATGAATAAATTCAGGCGGGATTACATCGGCATCCATTTGAAAAACTCTGAAAAAAAGAGCATTGTGTAGTTCAATATGGGCCTGCTATTGATGCACATCTAAAAggttgtgtgtgcagtgcacagTACTGAAGTTTACATTACACATATTCAGGTCTTTCACTCTCTCAGATTAGAGTCGCTTCatgtgaatgtgatgtttttttgcCCCAGTGTTGATAGAGAGATCCGGTGGATCTTATTGAAAACtgttgaaaacagcacaagctgacatcgatcatggacaacccctcccaccccctgcatggcacagtgggggccctcagctGCTCCCTTAGCATCAGACTGGTCCTTTAttccatcagatgtcagatcgttcaactccagcaccacctAACATaacactgtgttgatgtttgacaaattacTCTCATAATCTATTGTACTCTCTATCTActatttgtgcaatattacatatcatttcCTTTACACCTCAAATCAAAttgatgatttgatttgatttgatttgatgaaggtgcaaataagaacaaacggagcaataaATTGCAAAggtgcaaaccacaaaaagaatttcaaaaatgtcGACAAAAAACGTTGTTCAGATCTGGGCTGAGGTTTGGCTCCCTACATGTCAGGTTTCATGaactgtgtgttatttttaatttcagtgtgtaagcaattgttaaaaaaacaacaacaataactgTAAGTCATATTTTATCTTAAACAGGTTTGCGCACGGAACGAGTGAGAGCAGCGTGAACCACGTGACCGACGTCAGTGCGTGTCGCAACTCTTTTCTTCGACGGTGCCAGCCAGAGCCCGAGCTGATTGGTCAGATGCACGCACGTGATACAGCAGCTCATGAttggagcagaggaagaaaggaaaaaaaactgtttactgaGAAAAAACGAgtgtttatttaatttctgataTTAGAGGGCTGATGTTCTTACGGATCACATATTAATTATTACTTTTAGACACTTTCATAAATAAAACGTGTTTGCAGGGCGGTGCATCAGTTACAGTTAAAAGttgtataaaatgtgtgtgtgtgtgttctgaagtgAAGGCACATCGAAGTGTGCTTCAACTATTAATTCATGTGAGATGTTATTGGATCATATTAGGCAGGTGAGTTTTGGTTCCTGTAGTTCTGCTCTGTTATAATATGGAAGTTGTGCAACAGTTCAGTTTGCTGCAACTTTCTTTTGTCACAGCGGTGATTCagcaaaatgtgacaataagaaaaagacACGATGCAACAAAATGAtccaaaaaagagaaacagaaaaacaaaacaaaaaaaaagaatggcaTTGTTACTTCACCTGAGACACATTCAGTCTGTGTCCTGAGACAGTGTCACTGtgacaccaccaccatcatcatcttcacccTCCTCATCACTGACAGCCTCCTCtacttcaacaacaacagcgtGATAAATGCAGATGAAGCAGCACATACAGGTGATGAAGACTGACCTTCACTGCGCTGTCAGCACCTGTGGTCCAGCTGTGCGGTCATTGGCTGTTATGTGAACTATGtgaacaggtgagacagagagacaggacaggaagtgagctcCTCCGAGTAACGTTTGGGTGGCTCTTAAAAGAGCCGTTTGTGTGTAAATCACAGCTTGTTCACTTCTTCGCTGCTTTCTTTGCTGGGGCCTTAGCTTTGGCTTTTTTGGCAGCAGGTTTCTTGACAGGAGATTTCTTGGCAGGAGCTTTCTTGGCAGCAGGTTTCTTGGAGACTTTCTTGGCAGCAGGTTTCTTAGTGGAAGTTTTTTTCGGGGTGGCGGCAGATTTCTTGGCAGCCGTCTTTGTCGGGGTCTTCTTCACGGATTGTTTCTTGGCTGCAGGTTTCTTCTTGGGTGTGGTCTTGACCTTGGGCTTCCTTGCGGTCGCTGGCTTCTTGGCTGCCGGCTTCTTGACCTTCTTTGCCTCCTTCTTGGGCTTCGCGGCGGTCTTGCTGAGTTTGAAGGAGCCGGACACTCCGGTCCCGGTGGTCTGCACGAGGGTTCCGTCCTTGACCAGGCTCTTGATGGCGCGCTTGATGTGGGACGCGTTGTGCTCCACGTCGTAGTTTCCATCAGCCAGCGTTTTCTTCAAGGAAACATAAGAGACGCCTTTCCGGTCTCTGGAGGCGGCCACGGCCTTCAGGATGCGCTCTTTGGCGCCGGGACCGGACTTCTTCCTCGGCTTGGTACTTTTACTCTTGCCGGCTTTGGCCGGTTTGGCTGAGGCGGCCGCGGCGGCCGGGGCGGCGGGTGGGGCGACTTCTGCCATCTCGCAGTCGGAGTTGCTTCGTCAGCTTTCTCTGATGGagcctgtcagacagacaggaacttAAACACACCATGAGAACCGTGGAGACTCAACCCAGCCCGCGGCGCTCAGCGCGCAGGAAGCTGCGacacttgtgttttctctccaccgACAAACGCGGAAAAAACCCACCTGCACGACGGACGAAGGTGTGAAAGAGAGTCCAGCCGACAGCGCGGCAGCTTCTCTTCGCCTCCAGGTCAAATGGAGCTTGTAACACGCGTGTTTCTCGCCGTTAAGCCTCCGAACCGCCCTCAACTCCCGCCGTGTCCGGCGCCGCTCCTCCACCTTTCCTCCTCATCTCGCTCctaaatgtctgaaaatgcagcagaagTCCGCTGAACACGGTCACATGGAGAGAGGACAAGTTCGCCCCAACGCTCGAAGTCAAAGAACCCAGCTGTTCGTGTCCACGTTCCCTCAAACGGAGCTTTGCTTGCTACCTGCAAACACACTCCGAAAGTTACCTGCCCGTCAGCACCTGTCCTGACACACAGCCggtgtgcgcgcgcgtgtgtgtcatttgttttattgtgctcGTCGATTCACTCACACTCAACACAACCTGAACGTGTTTCTCTCTCATCGAAGTCAGTGAACACAACATAAACGTTTTATTTAACTAATTTTTCAGGTTTGGTTTAACTTTTCTACTCGCGTGGCCCAAAGCCTGTTTCAGGAGCGACAGACGTTCAGCTGGAAACCGGCAGGTGTTGGATGGGAACTGGTCTCTGTGTGGTGCTGCACTTCTACTGGTGTCAGTATTATTTGGACCAGCGGTGTCCTGAACGTGAGCTGAGGAGCGGGACAGCTGTCAGGCATCACATCTGTCCcagaaacaccaaaacaaacgTGAAGCTGCTTCTGACAAACTGGGCTGGTTTCCATCTGAAGTGAGCTGGACTGCTGGACTCTCTTCACTCGATCACTAAATATCATCCACATGGTCATTAAATCACTTGTTCCCAGCGGGCTCTGtcacgaggaggaggaggaggaggaggaggaggaggaggaggaggaggaggaggaggaggaggaggaggaggaggaggaggaggaggaggaggaggaggaggaggaggaggaggaggaggaggagactgaaTTTGGAGATGACATAACTGATATTGAACATTCAGCACTTCAAGAACTCAGTATTTATTATTGAACtgaattattgtatttttgtgctGTATATGCCGCCTTGTATCTTTTTGTAATTATACAAACAATACAttgtgggctgccccctccctgacctagactctatatatgaaggccgggtcaggaagaggaccccagccatccgggccacagactgtttgttccgcttccatcaggaaagcaggaacatctgcaccaccactaacagactgagggacagcttcttgcccagagctgtcagagctatcacccccagcagcccctcactgcagtgagagactgtgtgaactgtgaacactgcacaccgcactttacacctacacctacacctctacctccacctgcaccttctgtgtacttaacttctaagtacacacacatacttaacttaattttatacattttagtatatttcagctgctgtcagtacattccactggtatattttattctgtcggtacatttcactgtgtatattttattatgttggcacatttcatttccatattttattgtttattgtttagtatattttattgccttagtatattttcattctggtatatttttaattgcttttacgaatatttttattgcatgttgatTACTTTATTGTCGTTatcttaattttctttttctaatctttcttatctctctcattatctgtttctaacatgggggttgcaatgacagtaaagaatcttgaatcttgaatcttgaataaataaagttatgtTTAAAAAGAGCGAAtagagttttattttttcttcattgtgaatattaatatttcatccAGAGTTCCACAGTGTTCTTCACAGGTTCTGACAACGTTTCAGTGATGTATTGATTCAACAAAGGTGGTGCAATCAGGTTTGGGTGTGGCCTGTGAAATTGAACTCAGCTTTCCCAAAACTGTGGTTAGTCACAGTTACTTTGTGATTCAACAAggggggggtggtggtgttgtattttacattccccccccccccccccccccccccccccccccccccttgttgAATCATCTTTAGACACATGAAATAGAGGAGCTATTTCACTGTCATGATCAAAGATGAGTTCCAGGGCTGCCATCTGTTTACTTCTGACAGAGAGCATATCATCTGTAGCTGCAGAGTGTGGTACTGGAAGGACTTGGCCCTCCCTGCTGAGGGTCCACTCAGCGTGGAACAGAAAGGTTCCCCTCAAAAGTTAGAACAACACCTGCATTCTCGCACTTTACAGGTGAGGTCAAGAGAATacgagtgtgtgagtgtatgtgtgtgtgtgttgaagagaagaagaagtttcataccaaaaaaaagcatttttacatAAGAGGAGGGTTAAAAGCATCATTTCACCTGCTGACCTCCCGACTATCTGTGAATGTTGGTGTGGTGAAATaaatcttcctctttctccacatGGAGTGATTTCtggagacaacagcagacacatgGAAACTGTCACCAAACCTCCATATTCACTCGCTTTAATATGATAACTGTCACCTGGTAACTTTTCTTAAACTGACACACTGTTCATAGTGTGAATAGTTCACTGTTTTAGTTGTGACtttgttttctgaatgtttgtcaGAAAGAACAGAGTGTGTGACTATATTCATTGATCTGTAATGagtatctttgtttgtttgttttcctctcagtgtcTTCTTGTACAGTCTCTGTTACAGTCTCTGTTAAAGTCTCTGTTACAGATGCACAGACTGAGAAGACTTTGTTGTCTTAATGCTCCTCTCGATCTGAACCAGCTCACAGCGggacaggaagtaaaaacagTTTAAGTTCAGTTCATGTTCGTTCGCTGCCTTTAATGAATATGTCGATCAGTCTTATCGTGTTTTACaggacaatgaaaataaaaatgttaaagcaGGATCTGCCGCTACTTTCAAACTCGTACATTCATATGGAACCAGATAAATTAAAATACCAACATTCAAGGTGACTTTAGAATAATAGACTTGAACAAAATAAGTTGAAATTAAAACGCACAGCTTCAGTTGTGATGTTCAGTATTTGAGAAGGAAACGGTCCCTGTAAGGACTGGAGCTCTGGACAGCTGCCAATAATTTGAAGGATTGTTTGTCTTAACCGGAAATCGAGCAGCTCAGTCTGCAGCTTGAAGAGGAACAGGAAACTTGCCAACTCCTGGTCCTCTCACACGTCCGCAGTAAGGGTTTAAATACCGCCCCTCCTCGCTGAGCTGGCATCAGTTTTTCTTTAGAACAACTTCAGTAAAGACACAATGAGCGGCCGCGGAAAGGGAGGTAAGGGACTCGGTAAAGGAGGCGCCAAACGTCACCGCAAAGTTCTCCGAGACAATATCCAGGGCATCACCAAACCCGCCATCCGCCGCCTGGCCCGCCGCGGCGGCGTCAAGAGAATCTCCGGACTCATCTACGAGGAGACCCGCGGGGTGCTCAAGGTTTTCCTGGAGAACGTGATCCGGGACGCAGTCACCTACACCGAGCACGCCAAGAGGAAGACCGTCACCGCCATGGACGTGGTCTACGCCCTCAAGAGGCAGGGCCGCACCCTCTACGGCTTCGGCGGTTAAACCTTCAACAGACACCCCGGAAGGCAAACTCAACGGCTCTTTTAAGAGCCAACCACCTCAAACTAAGAGCGGTTTTCTATTCAATGATCCCACCGAACACGAACAGATCTTAAACGTTAGTACTACCACTTGATTATAACTATTCTGGTTCTTACAACATGATCTTTTAGTTCCTAAAGGTCCCTAAACCGGTGATAACACAAACCAGGATGTCTGATCAGATCCTCAGGCTGTTTGCTGCAGTAATCttcacagaaatgtttcctATTGGCAGGATGTAAAGTGTTCTGATTAAAACGATCTGCAGGATAATCAATAGCAGTGACATCATGTTGAGCACCAACATTCAGATTGTTTTGTGGGGGGTTCAGCCTTCAGATGTAAATAAGCTGGCAGTTTacagataagactttatttatatattttaagcAGCtaggcattacagcagcaggttaCTAAAAAGActatgtacatattatacaagcaaaatgctATTTGAttatataaagaaaaaacatgtaatatattcatgttttatttttgtaaaatgaaagTCCATAGTTGTGGAAAAGCTTTCTtcagatgaaaataatagtgttactactattgcacagaagaacaAAATATACAGAACTGATATGTAATATTACACAAATAGTAGATTATGAGAgtaatttgtcaaacatcaacacagtgttATGTTaggtggtgctggagttgaatgATCTGACATCTGATGGACTAAAGGACCAGTCTGTTGCTAAGGGAGCagctgagggcccccactgtgcCATGcaggggggtgggaggggttgtccatgattgatgtcagcttggttaacatcctcctctcacctacatcctcagtggtgtccagagggcagtccaggacagagccagccctcCAGCCCACTGcccctgtgtgttcactgcatgttgcatgtgcatgtgtgtgtttacagtgatgggtgaaatgcagagagtaatttcccagtttgggaaaaataaagtaaattaatAAGAAATGATGGAGGGGGGGGAGGGTGTTATGGATCAGGCTGCTGGCTGATAGTTCACATCTATAGCTTGTTCACTGTGAGGACTCAATCATGTGATGTCTGAGTGAGACACATGTTTAAAATTCACCCAGTGACACTCTGATAGTGTCTGAAGTTTCATCGTCTGTCCTGTTCTGATCAGGAGTCGCTGAAATTAGACGTGTCCCCAACAGCGTCCTCAGCACCGGACACACCGACGGTTTCCTGTCTGGCAGGGACAATGTGATCACTTACACAACTTTCAGACTTTGTGtctttgaaatattaatattcaCATTATAGATCCGCTTGATCATCTGTAACAGAATGTGGTCAGACAGACTTCCTCATCTGAGTGGTTCTGGATCAATGAAAGAAGGCCCAGTGaaggccctcctcctcctccttcgttaaagaggtgagaaagaaaaatatatttctgcCTCTAAAATCCTTGATGTGAAACGATGTGAGAACGAAAAACACTGGTTGGCTAAACTAATCATGATGAAACTGAAGCCGCAACCTGCGATGAACCATCACAAGAAAACACCTGATCCGGATCACAGTGACAGAACCCGCTGGGAACAAGTGATTCAATGACCATGTGGATGATATTTAGTGATCAAGTGAAGACAGTCCAGCAGTCCAGCTCACTTCAGATGGAAACCAGCCCAGTTTGTCAGAAGCAGCTTCAcgtttgttttggtgtttctgGGACAGATGTGAAGCCTGACAGCGGTCCCGCTCCTCAGCTCACGTTCAGGACACCGCTGGTCCAAATAATACTGACACCAGTAGAAGTGCAGCACCACACAGAGACCAGTTCCCATCCAACACCTGCCGGTTTCCAGCTGAACGTCTGTCGCTCCTGAAACAGGCTTTGGGCCACGCGAGTAGAAAAGTTAAACCAAACCTGAAAAATTAGTTAAAT
This region of Chelmon rostratus isolate fCheRos1 chromosome 22, fCheRos1.pri, whole genome shotgun sequence genomic DNA includes:
- the LOC121625440 gene encoding late histone H2A.L3-like; the encoded protein is MSGRGKGAGKTKAKAKSRSSRAGLQFPVGRVHRLLRKGNYSERVGAGAPVYLAAVLEYLTAEILELAGNAARDNKKTRIIPRHLQLAVRNDEELNKLLGGVTIAQGGVLPNIQAVLLPKKTDKVAKK
- the LOC121626103 gene encoding uncharacterized protein LOC121626103, which codes for MARTKQTARKSTGGKAPRKQLATKAARKSAPATGGVKKPHRYRPGTVALREIRRYQKSTELLIRKLPFQRLVREIAQDFKTDLRFQSSAVMALQESSEAYLVGLFEDTNLCAIHAKRVTIMPKDIQLARRIRGERQHRLDVGKDTTLSDGHSTQQLVQLLVVADRQLQVTRDDPGLLVVAGGVPGQLQDLSGQCHCDTTTIIIFTLLITDSLLYFNNNSVINADEAAHTGFFLGVVLTLGFLAVAGFLAAGFLTFFASFLGFAAVLLSLKEPDTPVPVVCTRAATAFRMRSLAPGPDFFLGLVLLLLPALAGLAEAAAAAGAAGGATSAISQSELLRQLSLMEPNNFSKDTMSGRGKGGKGLGKGGAKRHRKVLRDNIQGITKPAIRRLARRGGVKRISGLIYEETRGVLKVFLENVIRDAVTYTEHAKRKTVTAMDVVYALKRQGRTLYGFGG
- the LOC121625439 gene encoding histone H1-like, whose translation is MAEVAPPAAPAAAAASAKPAKAGKSKSTKPRKKSGPGAKERILKAVAASRDRKGVSYVSLKKTLADGNYDVEHNASHIKRAIKSLVKDGTLVQTTGTGVSGSFKLSKTAAKPKKEAKKVKKPAAKKPATARKPKVKTTPKKKPAAKKQSVKKTPTKTAAKKSAATPKKTSTKKPAAKKVSKKPAAKKAPAKKSPVKKPAAKKAKAKAPAKKAAKK